AGGTCGGCGTGCCGGGGATCAACCAGAACCTGCGTCGCTGCTCCTGCTGTACGGCCATTCTCCCGGCCGACCAGGAAATCTGCCCGCGTTGTGAAACGAAAGGGTACGTGCGGCGTAAAAACAGTCTTCAGTGGACGATGGCGCTGCTCGTCACCTCCATCATGCTCTATCTGCCTGCCAATATTCTGCCCATTATGATCACCGACCTGCTGGGTGATGAAATGCCGTCGACCATCATGGCCGGGGTGATCCTGTTGTGGGGGGAGGGGTCTTATCCCGTGGCGCTGGTCATTTTTATTGCCAGTATCATGGTGCCTACGCTCAAAATGATTGCCATTGCCTGGCTCTGCTGGGATGCCAAAGGACACGGCAAGCGTGATAGTGAGCGGATGCATTTGATTTATGAAGTTGTCGAGTTTGTCGGACGCTGGTCCATGATCGACGTTTTCGTGATTGCCGTTCTGTCTGCACTGGTGCGGATAGGCGGGCTAATGAGTATTTACCCTGCAATAGGGGCGCTAATGTTTGCATTGGTTGTGATAATGACAATGTTTGCTGCCATGACCTTCGACCCGCGTTTATCGTGGGATCGTAAGCCAGAGTCGAGCCATGAGGATGAGCAAAAGCATGGAAAATAAGAGTGGAGAGGCGAAAGTGCAGAAGGTCAGGAACTGGTCGCCGGTGTGGATCTTCCCCATCGTGACCGCGCTGATCGGTGCCTGGATCCTGTTTTATCATTACAGCCACCAGGGCCCGGTCGTGACGCTGATCACCACCAACGCCGAGGGGATTGAGGGCGGTAAAACGACCATCAAGAGCCGCAGCGTGGATGTGGGTGTGGTCGAAAGCGCGACCCTGACCGACGACCTGACGCACGTACAGATTACAGCCCGCCTCAATGCCGGGATGGAAAAGCTGCTGCATGGCGACTCGGTGTTTTGGGTGGTAAAACCGCAGGTGGGTCGTGAAGGCATTAGCGGCCTTGGCACCCTGTTATCCGGGGCCTATATCGAACTGCAGCCGGGGAAAAAGGGCTCGCAACCGGGGCAGTATCAGCTGCTTGACTCCCCGCCTCTGGCACCGCCTGATGCGAAAGGCATTCGCGTGATCCTCGACAGCAAAAAAGCCGGTCAGCTAAGCCCGGGCGATCCGGTGCTGTTCCGCGGCTACCGTGTCGGTTCCGTAGAAACCAGCACCTTTGATACGCAAAAACGGACCATCAGCTATCAGCTGTTTATCAATGCGCCGAACGATCGTCTGGTCACCGGTAACGTCCGCTTCTGGAAAGACAGCGGTATCGCCGTGGACTTAACTTCAGCGGGGATGCGCGTCGAGATGGGTTCACTCTCCACGCTGTTTGGCGGCGGGGTGAGCTTTGACGTGCCGGAAGGGATGGATCAGGGGCAGCCGGTGGCGCAGAAGACCGCGTTCAGACTGTATGACGACCAGAAGAGCATTCAGGATTCGCTCTATACCGACCATATCGATTACCTGATGTTCTTCAAGGATTCGGTCCGTGGCCTGCAGCCGGGCGCGCCGGTTGAATTCCGCGGCATCCGTCTCGGCACCGTCGGCAAAGTGCCGTTCTTCGCGCCGGGGATGCGTCAGGTGCTGGATGACGACTACCGTATTCCGGTGCTGATCCGCATCGAGCCGGAGCGTCTGATTAATCAGGTTGGCGACACACCTGATATTGCTCAGCATATTGACGGGTTGATGAAGCGCGGCCTGCGCGGCTCGCTCAAAACCGGTAACCTGGTGACCGGGGCGCTGTACGTGGATATGGACTTCTTCCCGAAAGAGCCGCCGGTAAAAGAGATCCGTGAATTCTCGGGCTATAAAATCATCCCGACCGTGAGCGGGGGTCTGGCGCAGATCCAGCAGCGACTGATGGAGACGCTGGATAAGATCAACAATCTGCCGCTTAATCCGATGATTCAGCAGGCGACCAACACGCTCAGTGAGAGCCAGGCGACGATGCGCCGTCTGCAGGCTACGCTGGATAACCTCAACAAGCTGACCGCCAGCCAGTCGATGCAGCAGCTGCCTCAGGACATGCAGAAAACCCTGCGTGAGCTGAACCGCAGCATGCAGGGCTTCCAGCCGGGTTCAGCGGCGTACAACAAGATGGTGGCAGATATGCAGCGCCTCGATCAGGTTCTGCGTGAACTCCAGCCGGTGCTGAAGACGCTGAACACGAAGAGCAACGCGCTGGTATTCGAAGCGAAAGACAAAAAGGACCCTGAGCCGAAGGGGGCTAAATAATGAAAAAATGGCTAATGATCACCGCAGTGGCGGCGCTCCTGACCGCCTGCAGCTCAGCAGAGAACAAGAGCTACTACCAGCTGCCCGTGGCAGCGCAGGCGGGCGGGCAAAGCATCGCCAGCCAGGGCAACCGCCTGCTGTGGGTTGAGCAGGTGGCAGTGCCGGATTATCTGGCCGGTAATGGCGTGGTATATCAAACCAGCGATGTGCAGTATGTCATCGCCAACAACAACCTGTGGGCCAGCCCGCTGGATCAGCAGCTGCGCAATACGCTGGTCGCCAATCTCAGCAGCCAGCTGCCGGGATGGGTGGTGGCGTCGCAGCCGCTGGGTAGCGTTCAGGATACGCTGAACGTCAACGTGACCAACTTCCATGGTCGCTATGATGGCAGCGTGATCGTCAGCGGGGAGTGGTTGCTGAACCATCAGGGCCAGCTGATTAAGCGGCCTTTCCATCTGGAGCTCAAGCAGCAGAAAGATGGTTACGATGAGATGGTGAAGGTGCTGGCGCAGGGCTGGGCGCAGGAGTCCGCCAGCATTGCCAGAGAGATTTCCCGCCTGCCATAAGTAAAATTCATCGCACCGGGCCGCATTTAGCATGACGCTAATTGCGGCCTTTTTTTCGTTTTACGCTCAGGCCGTTACTTGTGCCGCGTCACACTTTTTGTACAAATGAACTTTTGAGTAGCTCACA
This Leclercia sp. S52 DNA region includes the following protein-coding sequences:
- the pqiB gene encoding intermembrane transport protein PqiB — protein: MENKSGEAKVQKVRNWSPVWIFPIVTALIGAWILFYHYSHQGPVVTLITTNAEGIEGGKTTIKSRSVDVGVVESATLTDDLTHVQITARLNAGMEKLLHGDSVFWVVKPQVGREGISGLGTLLSGAYIELQPGKKGSQPGQYQLLDSPPLAPPDAKGIRVILDSKKAGQLSPGDPVLFRGYRVGSVETSTFDTQKRTISYQLFINAPNDRLVTGNVRFWKDSGIAVDLTSAGMRVEMGSLSTLFGGGVSFDVPEGMDQGQPVAQKTAFRLYDDQKSIQDSLYTDHIDYLMFFKDSVRGLQPGAPVEFRGIRLGTVGKVPFFAPGMRQVLDDDYRIPVLIRIEPERLINQVGDTPDIAQHIDGLMKRGLRGSLKTGNLVTGALYVDMDFFPKEPPVKEIREFSGYKIIPTVSGGLAQIQQRLMETLDKINNLPLNPMIQQATNTLSESQATMRRLQATLDNLNKLTASQSMQQLPQDMQKTLRELNRSMQGFQPGSAAYNKMVADMQRLDQVLRELQPVLKTLNTKSNALVFEAKDKKDPEPKGAK
- the pqiC gene encoding membrane integrity-associated transporter subunit PqiC, which encodes MKKWLMITAVAALLTACSSAENKSYYQLPVAAQAGGQSIASQGNRLLWVEQVAVPDYLAGNGVVYQTSDVQYVIANNNLWASPLDQQLRNTLVANLSSQLPGWVVASQPLGSVQDTLNVNVTNFHGRYDGSVIVSGEWLLNHQGQLIKRPFHLELKQQKDGYDEMVKVLAQGWAQESASIAREISRLP
- the pqiA gene encoding membrane integrity-associated transporter subunit PqiA; amino-acid sequence: MCEHHHADRHILCSQCDMLVALPALEHGHKAACPRCGATLTTEWDAPRQRPTAYAIAALFMLLLSNLFPFIYMKVGGITSEVDLLEIPGVMFSEDYASLGTFFLLFVQIVPACCLVIILLLVNRVQMPAALKIWMARILFQLKSWGMAEIFLAGILVSFVKLMAYGDVGIGLSFIPWCLYCVLQLRAFQCVDRRWAWDNIAPAPALPQTLKVGVPGINQNLRRCSCCTAILPADQEICPRCETKGYVRRKNSLQWTMALLVTSIMLYLPANILPIMITDLLGDEMPSTIMAGVILLWGEGSYPVALVIFIASIMVPTLKMIAIAWLCWDAKGHGKRDSERMHLIYEVVEFVGRWSMIDVFVIAVLSALVRIGGLMSIYPAIGALMFALVVIMTMFAAMTFDPRLSWDRKPESSHEDEQKHGK